One part of the Chryseobacterium mulctrae genome encodes these proteins:
- a CDS encoding efflux RND transporter periplasmic adaptor subunit, with the protein MKTVKINYIWIVVVLWVFSAIQCQQKEETTTKTGTPKDENTVSLTDAQLRNAPIETTELSMQSISTVLKLNGKIDVPPQNLVSVSTPLGGYLKSTGLLPGMKVSKGQVIAVIENPQFVQLQQDYLMAKSKYHFAQLDYNRQKKLNQSQASSDKVMQMAQSEMNSQQIIMNAIAQQLQLVNINAGSVTAGNIRKSVPVYSSINGFVSKVNVNIGKYVNPSDVLFELINPSDIHLNLKVYEKDLAMLKTGQRIVAYSNSNPDKKYDGEILLTGKDLDGNGIADVHCHFEKYDPELIPGMYMNAEVETETSFSNAVPEESVVDFEGKSYVFVEVKKQTYKMVPVITNESENGFIQILNFQDFKGKKIVTKNAYTLLMKLKNTSEDDE; encoded by the coding sequence ATGAAGACAGTAAAAATTAATTATATATGGATTGTTGTTGTGTTGTGGGTGTTTTCGGCAATCCAATGCCAGCAGAAAGAGGAAACAACTACAAAAACCGGAACACCGAAAGACGAAAATACCGTTAGCTTAACCGATGCCCAACTCCGGAATGCGCCGATAGAAACCACAGAACTTTCGATGCAATCCATCTCGACCGTTCTTAAATTAAACGGAAAAATTGACGTTCCGCCACAGAATTTGGTTTCCGTAAGTACACCTTTGGGCGGTTACCTGAAAAGTACCGGACTACTCCCGGGAATGAAAGTTTCCAAGGGACAAGTGATTGCCGTGATTGAAAACCCTCAGTTTGTACAGCTGCAGCAGGATTACCTGATGGCAAAATCCAAATATCATTTTGCACAGCTGGATTATAACCGCCAAAAAAAGCTCAACCAAAGCCAGGCAAGCAGCGATAAGGTGATGCAGATGGCACAATCGGAGATGAACAGCCAGCAAATTATTATGAATGCCATTGCGCAGCAACTGCAGCTGGTGAACATCAACGCAGGAAGCGTAACTGCCGGAAATATCCGTAAAAGTGTTCCTGTTTACAGTAGCATCAATGGTTTTGTAAGCAAAGTGAATGTGAATATTGGGAAATACGTCAATCCTTCCGATGTTTTGTTCGAACTCATCAATCCTTCGGATATTCATCTCAATCTCAAAGTCTATGAAAAAGATCTTGCGATGCTGAAAACAGGGCAACGGATTGTGGCTTACAGCAATAGCAATCCGGACAAAAAATATGATGGCGAAATTCTCCTCACAGGCAAAGATCTGGACGGAAACGGAATTGCTGATGTCCATTGTCATTTTGAAAAATACGATCCCGAACTGATTCCGGGAATGTATATGAATGCGGAAGTCGAGACCGAAACTTCTTTTTCGAATGCTGTCCCAGAGGAAAGTGTGGTAGATTTTGAAGGTAAAAGCTATGTTTTTGTTGAAGTAAAAAAACAAACCTACAAAATGGTTCCGGTTATCACCAACGAATCCGAAAACGGCTTTATACAGATTCTGAATTTTCAGGATTTTAAAGGGAAGAAAATCGTGACCAAAAATGCATATACTTTACTCATGAAACTTAAAAATACCAGCGAGGATGATGAATAG
- a CDS encoding LTA synthase family protein, whose translation MAEFPFWDEFGSRFNFIAVDYLIYTYEVIENINESYPLPLLVTVLLAMVIFVFYLLWKTGVFEAAFSDKLSFRKRIVCSGSILLMAISCGILLSNKNAEFSGNRTVNELSKNGVFSFFAAFRSNELDYQTFYTTLPHKQTYSLLRKNLLQPNQKYQSADLGNIARITVPGNEKQGRPNIFLITVESLSADFLKAFGNKEDLTPNYDRLAKESIFFTNLYATGTRTVRGMEALILSVPPTPGNSIVRRPDNQNLISVASILKAKNYQLDFIYGGDGYFDNMNTFFGGQGFDIVDRDRGNPIPESVNTNRFPISDNEVTFENAWGICDEDIYNQSLKFADNAADKKSPFFQFVMTTSNHKPYTFPDGKIDMKQGSRESAVKYTDYALGKFLKEARKRSWFKNSVFVIVADHCASSAGKWEINISKHHIPAIIYNMNQRDKIDRLTSQIDVMPTLFGYFGWQYRTALYGKDINKTKPGDERAFIGNYRTLGILKQNIFTQLNDHKQVHQFIWQKENDNMKETKPGKYPDLVNETISYYQSASERFKSGKMKELNNQ comes from the coding sequence ATGGCAGAATTTCCTTTTTGGGATGAGTTTGGTTCAAGATTCAATTTTATTGCGGTAGATTATCTTATCTATACCTATGAAGTGATTGAAAATATTAACGAATCTTATCCTTTACCGCTTTTGGTAACAGTTTTATTAGCTATGGTAATATTTGTTTTCTATTTGTTGTGGAAAACAGGTGTATTTGAAGCGGCATTTTCTGATAAACTTTCTTTCAGGAAGAGAATAGTCTGTTCTGGCAGCATTCTGTTGATGGCCATCAGTTGTGGTATTTTGCTGTCCAATAAAAATGCTGAATTTAGTGGCAACAGGACAGTAAATGAATTATCTAAAAACGGCGTTTTCTCTTTTTTTGCGGCATTCCGTTCTAATGAACTGGATTACCAAACCTTTTACACCACATTGCCGCACAAACAAACTTACAGTTTACTGCGGAAAAATCTGCTTCAGCCAAATCAAAAGTATCAGTCTGCTGATTTAGGGAATATAGCAAGAATAACGGTTCCGGGCAATGAGAAGCAGGGGCGCCCTAATATCTTTTTGATTACAGTAGAGAGTTTAAGTGCTGATTTTCTTAAAGCCTTTGGTAATAAAGAAGATCTTACTCCAAACTACGACAGGTTAGCTAAAGAAAGTATTTTCTTTACCAATCTTTACGCAACAGGAACGCGAACCGTTAGAGGAATGGAAGCACTGATACTTTCTGTACCGCCCACGCCTGGTAACAGCATTGTGAGAAGACCCGATAATCAGAACCTGATTTCAGTTGCTTCTATTCTGAAAGCTAAAAATTATCAGTTGGATTTTATCTATGGCGGAGATGGCTATTTTGATAATATGAATACCTTCTTTGGCGGACAGGGCTTTGATATTGTCGATAGAGACCGGGGAAATCCCATTCCTGAATCCGTCAACACCAACCGATTCCCGATTTCCGACAACGAAGTTACTTTTGAAAATGCGTGGGGTATCTGTGATGAAGATATTTATAACCAGTCTCTAAAATTTGCCGACAATGCGGCAGATAAGAAGTCGCCTTTCTTTCAGTTTGTGATGACAACATCCAACCACAAGCCATATACTTTCCCGGATGGCAAAATAGACATGAAACAAGGAAGCCGGGAAAGTGCAGTGAAATATACAGATTATGCTCTGGGCAAATTTCTTAAAGAGGCACGAAAAAGATCATGGTTTAAAAACTCAGTATTTGTTATTGTTGCGGATCATTGTGCCAGCAGTGCCGGAAAATGGGAAATTAATATTTCCAAACATCATATTCCTGCGATTATTTACAATATGAACCAGAGAGACAAAATAGACCGACTGACCTCTCAGATTGATGTGATGCCTACACTGTTCGGGTATTTTGGGTGGCAGTATCGGACAGCATTGTACGGAAAAGATATTAATAAGACAAAACCTGGGGATGAAAGAGCCTTCATTGGGAATTACAGGACACTGGGCATTCTGAAACAGAATATTTTTACACAGCTGAACGATCACAAGCAGGTTCATCAGTTTATTTGGCAAAAGGAGAATGATAATATGAAAGAAACAAAACCGGGTAAATATCCGGATCTCGTGAATGAAACAATTTCATACTATCAGTCTGCCAGCGAAAGATTCAAAAGCGGAAAAATGAAAGAACTAAATAATCAATAA
- a CDS encoding heme-binding domain-containing protein: protein MKTKLFKKITSGLLILFIGIQFFTVKLNTSTILPESSIEKHYRIPGNVQQILKTSCYDCHSNNTVYPWYSKIQPVKWWLANHINDGKRHLNFDEFSPYPKDKKLHKLDEVAKTVNTGEMPLSSYTFIHTHAKLSSEQKAIILTWVKSMKGQINKEISAR, encoded by the coding sequence ATGAAAACAAAACTTTTTAAAAAAATAACATCTGGATTGCTGATTTTGTTTATTGGCATTCAATTTTTTACGGTGAAGCTTAATACCTCAACAATATTGCCTGAAAGTTCTATTGAAAAACATTACCGCATTCCCGGCAACGTGCAGCAGATTTTAAAAACCAGTTGCTATGACTGCCATTCCAACAATACCGTTTATCCTTGGTACAGCAAGATCCAGCCGGTAAAATGGTGGTTGGCAAATCATATCAATGACGGGAAAAGACATTTGAATTTTGATGAATTTAGTCCTTATCCGAAAGATAAAAAACTGCACAAATTAGATGAAGTTGCAAAAACTGTTAACACAGGTGAAATGCCATTGAGTAGTTATACTTTCATTCACACCCATGCGAAATTATCTTCTGAACAAAAGGCAATAATCCTAACCTGGGTCAAATCGATGAAAGGTCAGATTAATAAAGAAATTTCGGCACGATGA